The following are encoded in a window of Arvicanthis niloticus isolate mArvNil1 chromosome 1, mArvNil1.pat.X, whole genome shotgun sequence genomic DNA:
- the LOC117717782 gene encoding olfactory receptor 5P6, producing the protein MDFLENGNHTAVTEFILFGLTHDPVLRVILFIIILCIYLVTVLGNLSTIFLIRVSSQLHHPMYFFLSHLAFADIGYSSSVTPNMLVNFLVERHTISYIGCVIQLGSVVFFGSSECFILAAMAYDRFMAICNPLLYSTKMSTQVCVQLLLIAYIGGFLNTWSFTICFYSLFFCGPNGVNHFFCDFAPLIELSCSDVSVPAAVPSFTAGSIIVVTVIVITVSYIYILITILKMRSTEGRQKAFSTCTSHLTAVTLFYGTITFIYVMPKSSFSTDQNKVVSVFYMVVIPMLNPLIYSLRNNEIKGALKRQIGRKTFS; encoded by the coding sequence ATGGATTTCCTGGAGAATGGGAACCACACTGCAGTGACAGAGTTCATTTTATTTGGATTAACACATGACCCAGTCCTTAGAGTCATCCTCTTCATCATTATCCTGTGCATCTACTTGGTGACTGTGCTTGGGAACCTCAGCACCATCTTTCTCATCAGAGTCTCTTCCCAGCTCCATCAccccatgtacttttttctcagcCACTTGGCTTTCGCTGACATAGGTTACTCATCTTCTGTCACACCCAATATGCTTGTCAACTTCCTGGTGGAGAGACACACAATCTCCTACATCGGTTGTGTCATCCAGCTAGGTTCCGTTGTCTTCTTTGGATCAAGTGAGTGCTTCATTCTGGCTGCCATGGCTTATGATCGCTTCATGGCAATCTGCAACCCACTGCTTTATTCAACAAAAATGTCCACACAAGTCTGTGTCCAATTGCTCCTAATTGCTTACATAGGTGGTTTTCTTAACACATGGTCTTTCActatatgtttttattcattattcttcTGTGGACCCAATGGTGTCAATCACTTTTTCTGTGATTTTGCTCCATTAATAGAACTGTCCTGTTCTGATGTCAGTGTCCCTGCAGCTGTTCCTTCATTCACAGCTGGATCCATCATTGTAGTGACAGTGATTGTCATTACCGTCTCCTACATTTATATTCTCATCACCATCCTGAAGATGCGCTCCACTGAGGGTCGACAAAAGGCCTTCTCCACATgcacctcccacctcactgcaGTCACTCTGTTCTATGGGACCATCACATTCATTTATGTGATGCCCAAGTCCAGCTTCTCCACTGACCAGAACAAGGTAGTGTCTGTGTTTTACATGGTAGTGATCCCCATGTTGAACCCCCTCATCTACAGTCTCAGGAATAATGAGATTAAGGGTGCTCTGAAGAGACAGATAGGcaggaaaacattttcttag